The Polaribacter sp. KT25b genome contains the following window.
TAGCAAAACCTATAGATATTGCAAAAGTTGTATTGTTTTTAGCAAGCGATGATTCTAAATGGATTTCTGGGCAAGTTATAGGCGCAAACGGCGCTCTAGTTTAGAAGAAAAACTAGATAACTCTCAACTATTTATTTAATTTTAGAAATCTATTTATAGTGTTTTAACTTCATCCTTCAAAAAATCGAAATATGTAATTTTTATTTTATTATTCTCTTTTTTGATGGATGTAATACTTACTGTTTCTGCAAAAGTACGTTTCATTTTTAACGAAGTCTCTACAGTTCCTAAATTTTCATTTTGATGAAATTCTAAAACTTTTTCTTGTTTAAAAACTTCGTTTTCTAATAACCAATCAGCAAACCAATCTTTTCTTAATTGTTTCATTTCATCAGTATATAAAGTTGATGAAGACCAAATTTTTGGTTCTTGAGCTAGTTTTTTAAAGTGTTTTGTTTTTCCATCCCAAACTAATTCATAGGTTTCTAATTCATCGTTCCAATCAACCAAAATTAAAGTAAAAGGTTCTATATCTGTAAAATCGAAATTATTAATATAAGTAATTCCATCATCCGCAGATAAAATACTTTTTACAATAATTCCTCTACTCATTTTATAATATTTATTTCTTGTATGATTTATAAAGCCACCATTTAATAAACAAACCAACCTGTTTTTATTGCTTGTACCAATCCAAGTTCCACCTGCTAATTCATCTTTTGGGTAGGTTAATTTCATTTCATTTTCAAAATAAGTTTTTGGAGAAATTGTTTTTCTTAACGGAGTTTCATCTCTATTAGATGTTAAAATAAAATCCTTTTTCCCTAAAGGAAGATAGGTTACTGTGCACATATAAATCTTTTAACTATTATGATAAACTTTACATTTTCTTATAATTTTTGAGTTTTCCTTAACAAAAGACATCAAAAATCGGTTAAATTTATTGAAACAAAAATTGTAACTTTGAAGCTCAAAATTAGTCGATTAAAATTTAAAAAACATACAAAATGGCAAGAGGATTTTTTAATGTTCCAACAGCAGTAAATGAGCCTGTTAAAGGTTATGCTCCTGGTTCTCCAGAAAGAGAAGAATTATTAGCAACATACAAAGCAATGTTTAACAGCAATATTGATGTGCCAATGCATATTAATGGCGAAGAAGTTAGAACTGGAAATACCAGAAATATTACACCTCCTCATGATCATAAACATGTTGTTGGTCAATATCATATAGCAGAAAAAAATCACGTAGATGCTGCAATTTCTACAGCATTAGCCGCAAGACAAGCTTGGTCTTCTGTTTCTTGGATGGAAAGAGCATCTATTTTCTTAAAGGCAGCAGAATTATTAGCAGGGCCTTATAGAGCAAAAATGAATGCGGCAACAATGATTGCACAATCTAAAAATGTTCATCAAGCAGAAATTGATGCAGCTTGTGAAATGATAGATTTCTTTAAATTTAATGTACAATATATGACTGATATTTTTAAAGATCAGCCAGCATCTGCACCAGGAATCTGGAACAGAGTTGAGTACAGACCTTTAGAAGGATTTGTGTATGCAATTTCTCCTTTTAACTTTACGTCTATTGCTGCAAACTTACCCGCAGCTGCAGCATTAATGGGTAATGTTGTTGTTTGGAAACCTTCTGATCATCAAGCATATTCTGCTCAAGTAATTGTAGATTTATTTAAGGAAGCTGGTTTACCTGACGGAGTTATAAATGTGGTTTACGGAGATCCTGTTATGATTTCTGATACTGTTTTAAGTTCTCCAGATTTCTCTGGATTACACTTTACAGGTTCTACTTTTGTATTTAAAGAATTATGGAAACAAATTGGAAACAATATCCATATCTATAAAACATACCCAAGAATTGTTGGAGAAACTGGTGGTAAAGATTTTATTTGGGCGCATAATTCATCAAATCCTTTACAGATTGCAACTGCAATTGTAAGAGGTTCTTTCGAATATCAAGGTCAAAAATGTTCTGCTGCATCAAGAGCTTATATTCCTGCATCACTATGGGAAGAAGTTAAAAAACATGTAATTGCACAAACAAACGAAATTACAATGGGTTCTCCAGAAGATCCATCAAACTTTGTAAATGCAGTAATTCACGAAGGTTCTTTTGATAAAATTGCTAGTTTTATTGATGCTGCTAAAGCTGATAAAGATGCAGAAATTATTGTTGGTGGAAACCATGATAAATCTGTAGGTTATTTTATTGAACCAACAGTAATTTTAGCAAAATCGCCAACATATGCAACAATGACAACTGAGTTATTTGGCCCAGTAATGACTGTTTTTGTATACGAAGATGCAGAGTGGGAAGCTTCATTAAAACTAGTAGATGAATCTACAGAATACGCTTTAACCGGAGCAATTTTTTCTAAAGATAGATATATTGTAGAAAAAGCTTCTAAAGCATTAGAAAATGCCGCAGGAAACTTCTACATTAATGACAAGCCAACAGGAGCAGTTGTTGGTCAGCAACCATTTGGAGGAGCAAGAGCTTCTGGAACAAATGATAAGGCTGGTTCTGCACAAAACTTATTACGTTGGACATCTGTTAGATTGATAAAAGAAACTTTTGTAACACCTACAGATTATAAGTATCCTTTCTTAGGATAAATAAAAACAACAATTTTTATATAAAACCGTATCTAATTTGATGCGGTTTTTTTATTTTCCTATTTTAGACAAAAAAATATGGAATATAAATATTTAATGTATGCTCACTTAGTAACTGTAGTTCCTTGTGTTTTTATAGGCGCTTATCTTTTATCAGTAAAAAAAGGTACTCCGTTTCATAAATCATTAGGTAAAATCTACATGTCTTTAATGATTATTACCGCAATTATTACCTTATTTATGCCTGCGGATGTTGGCCCACAATTTTTAAATCATTTTGGCTACATTCATCTTTTTAGCTTCCTTACTTTATACAGCGTTCCAACTGCAATTATTGCCATAAAAAAAGGACACGTAAAAAAACATAAACTAAAAATGATTTTTTTATATGTTGGAGCAATCATAATTGCTGGTGGATTTACTTTTACACCAGGTAGATTTTTACACAATTTATTTTTTGGGAATTAGTCATAAAAAAACACATCAAATTTGATGTGTTTTTTTTAAATTTTATATTTTTCTTAAGGTTTAATTCACAGTAAAACCCCAAGTTTGACCAATTGATTTAGCTCCATTTTGATCTTTTACATTTACTTTCCAAGAATATGTTTTTCCAGATTCTACAGAAACTACATGCGTTTTATCTGATAAAGAATCATCAATTAAAGTTAATGTAGAATTTTCTCCAAAATAGAGTTCGTAAGTTAAAGTGTCACCTGCATTTGCATCAGCAGCATTCCATTCTAAACTGATAGAAGTTGTTGCACTTTGTTTACTATCATTTTCAGGTGAAACTAATTCTGCTGTAAAAGGCGCATAGTTTAAAACTGCATCTCCTTTTGTATAAAAAGCATAAATTTCTGATGATGTACCTTGATCATTGTCAATATCAACTGCATCAACTCTCCAATAATAAGCCGTTTGTTTCTCTAAAGAAACTAGTGCCTGCAAAGAAGTAACTGTACTATTATGTACAATATTAGTCATCGCTCTGTCTGTTGCAATTATTAAATTATACTCTAATTCGTCATCTTCTGGATCTGTAGCTTCACTCCAATTAAAATTAATTGAATTATCTATACATAACAAATTTTCTGTTGGATAAATTAAACTAACAGCATTTGGAACCTTATTTTTCTCATCTTTTGCGCACTGTACATTTAGCAAACAAAAGGAAACTATAGTCGTTATTATGAATACTCTTTTCATTACTTTAAAATTTTAATAGGTTTAGAATTTTCAATTGATAACTTTAAGATATAAATCCCTTTTGCATAGTTTCTAAAGGGAATAATTAAATTATTATCTTCTTTTTTTATAGATTGTTTTAAAATTTGATTTCCGTTTACATCAAAAATAATTATATCAACATATGTTTGATTTACATCAATTGGCAATAACAAATCTATAGAATCTATAATAGGATTTTGTCTTAATACAACATCACCAATACTGGTTTTAAATAAACCTTCACATTCTTTTGCTGTTTTAACTTCTAGTTTTCCACTTTCTTTTATCTCGACATCAAATTCTTTGTCATTAGAAACACTTATCAATTCTTCATTCAAATATACTTCATAAGGAGCTGTACCACTATTAATAGAAAAAGAATAGTTATTGTTTGCTGTTTTACTAGCAACTTTTAAAGATACAGGTTGAGATTCTTCTATAGAAACTTCAAAGCATTGCTTAAAGTTTATTTCACTTACAAGTATACAGACTTCATAATCTCCTGGAACTAAATTTGATAAAGAGTAGTTTAAAGCTGTTAAATTTTTATCAATGTTTGTTGATGGCCCAACAATAGTAATTTGATATTCAAATTCACTTTGTTTAATGGCTACATCTATAATTCCATCATTTTCATCAACACAAGATTCTGATGTTGTTTCAACAGTAATATTATCAAAATCTACTACAGCTTCTGCTTTGTTTATTGTAACAGTGAAACAACTTGTTACATCTGGTTCTATTGCTGTTATACAAATTTCATAATCACCTGGAGATAAATTATCAACAGAATAATTTGGACTTGAAAGAGTTTCATTATTATCTACACCAACACCCGTTAAAGACAGTTGGTAAGTAAATTCATCTTGATTCATGGTAACATTAATTATTCCATCTTCTGCTCCATAAATAGTTTCATGTATCGTTTCTATAGTATAATTGTCATCGTTTAAAACTGGTTCAACAATAGTAATAGAATAATCTTCCGTTTCTCCCCATTCTGTTAAATGATCTGCATCACAAGCTCCTGATCCATAACCATCTGTTGGGTCATCATATTCTATAAGAACTCTCATTGTTGTTTTTCCAAATTTAGCATCCGTAGGTACAGTTATATTAAAAGTAGCTGTACCAACATTATCTGTAATTGATCCTAAATCATATTTTTCTGTATCAGCATCAAAAATATAATCTTTATTCCAATCAATAAAAACAAAACAATGATCTTGATAACCACCAGTATCAAAAGTTACACTAATTTGTTTAGTTTGCTCTCTTAAAACATTTGCATTTATATTTGTAAAATCTTGATAACCATCTGTTGTATCATTATCAGAATCATTATTAATTCCACCAAAAGTTACATTAGAAATATATTCTGTACCTCCTGCTTCGTCTGTAAAGGTAGATGTACAATACATAGGGGTTTCTGTAGTAAAACTAAAGATAGCGGAAAAATTTCCTTCTCCACAATCGTTTTTAGGTTTTACTCTCCAAAAATATTGAGTTTCTCCATTTAAATCTGTTGCTTTAAATGAATTTTCTGCAACATTTTTACTTGAAATTATGTTAGAAAAACCTGCATCTAATGCAACTTCTATATCATAAGAAGATGCATTTGAGTCTTGCTCCCAAGTTAAGGTTTCTGTTATTGAAACTCCTGTGGCATCATTAACTGGTGTTAATAAGGTTAATGAATTAAAAGTTGAACTTCTTACATTTAAAACTAAGTCTATATTTTGAGTTACCGTTGCAGAAGTACCAACAACATTTATATCGTAACTTTTTGCTTCTTTACCTTCTAAATTAGAAATTGTTAATGTTACTGTTCCGTCAGCATCAATAGTTGATGAACTAAATGCAATTGTAGAACCTGATGGATTACCTGTTGCACTTAAAGTAGCTACTTCTGTAAAACCATTAATAAAATCGAAATCTAAATTATAACTGATACTTTCTGTACCTGTATTACATACAGATTGTTCTCCGCTATTATCAGAAATTAAAAAAGTTGGTGTAGATGAAACAATAACAAACGGAGACGTATTGACATTATAAAAAATATTATCAGCTGCTTCTACCATAATTCTTGCAGATGCTGTTGCATTATCTGGTACAATAATACTTTCTGAACCATCATTTGGAGTGTTCGTTTTTAAAGTAATAGGAAAAGTGATTCCACCATCAATAGATAATTTAATATTTACATTTTTACATTCTATTGGTGCAATATCTGTTGTTCCTTTATTCCAAGTTACCGATATTGTTTGTCCAGAATTTAAAGTTTCTGCTGTGTTTTGAGAGGTAACTGTAAAAGCTTCGTCGTCTGTAACTGTTAGTTTAAGATCATCTCTATCAGAACTTCCACCACCAGCATTATTATCTCTTACAAAAAATGAGAAATTAAATTCTCTTGCTACAGAAGGTAAAACTTCCCAAGTTGATGATGTATTTCCAGAAATAACTGTTGCTAAAGCTGGCATATATCTTTCAGGAGAATCTTTAGAAGGTAAAGATCTAAACATTGGACCTTCGTCACTAGAACTAACCGGCGGCATTGTTGCCGTTTCATTATCTAATTGCTCCCAATTATAGGTTAAACTAGACAAACCATCTACATCTGTTGCTGTTCCTTTTAACTTAAAAGGAGTAGATTTTGGAATGCTATAATCTAAACCAGCATCTGCAACGGGGGCGTTATTATCAGTATTTGTAACTACACCACAACTTCCAGAAGATTGAATAACATTCCACATTTGTGCAATACTAACTGCATGAAAATAAGCATCACTATTTCCATTTGCATTTCCTTCTTGTACATTTGGCGAACAAATACCTGCATATCCCATAATTGTTGATCCACTTCCTGGCTCTACAGCTGTTGAATTTGTTCTATTGCAATCGTTATTTTGTGTATGAGTTGCACCAAATTGATGCCCTAATTCGTGTATAACAAAATCTATATCATAAGCATCACCAACTGGTTGAGACCTTCCTGTAACACCTCTTGCTTTTTGACCAGAAACACAAACAACTCCTAAACCAGCTAAGCCATCTCCTCCTATACTAAAAATATGGCCAATATCATAATTAGCATTTCCGATAGCTGTATCACAAATAGTTTGCACTTCATTAATCATTGTATCAGGAGAGCCATCTGTAATATTATCTGTATCAGCATCTAAAAAAATAATTTCATCATTATCTGCTACAAGAACAAGTTTTATTGATAAATCTTTTTCAAAAACCCCATTAATTCTTGTCATTGAAGTATTCATTGCAGATAAAACTGCTGCTTTTTTAACTTCATCTGTTGCTGTAACAGCTATATTTTGTTGAGTAGCACCTAAATGAAATTGTGCATATTCGCCACTACAAGTCAAAGCTAATCTAAAGGTTCTTAGTTTACCGTCATTAGCATTACGAGCAAAATCTTGGGAAAAAACTTCTTGTTTACCTGTTTCATCTACTAAACAATTTAAGTCATTTTCTTCTTTCTTTAGGCTACTTCTTTTGTAAACTATGTAGTCTTTATTATCTTTAGAATAAGTGTCTATATAAATAGTTTCTTTTTTACCAGAAAAAATTACTGCATGAAACCCATCTGTACCTACACTTATTTTTGCAATAGCTGTAGGGTCATCTATTCCTTGTGCAGAATATGATTTTATATTGGGGAATTTTGCTTGTAATTTTTCTTCGAAATTAGACGTTTCTTTTAAGGAAAACCTAGAAAAACCACCTTCTGAATTTGGAAGTTCTATTATTTCCTTTTGATTTAAAGAATTACTTTTTAATTGTGATGAAAAAGCGTTTAAATCCAAAGAAATAATTTCATAATCTGATGGAAAATTTTTCTTTTGATAGATTTCCTTTTTTTGAACTAAATAGCTCGATTGCTGAACTTTTGTCCAAATTTTTTGAGAATAAAGAGCATCAACATTAAAAACAATAATGGACACTATAAATAAAAATAGTAATTTATTTTTCATAAAATATATTTAAAATACAAATGAATGACCCCAAATATAGCGAATTATTTATCTTTGTAGTAGAAATTATGAATAGAAAAATATTACTTTTAGATTTAGCAAACAAAGATTACAAAGAAACTTGGGATTATCAATCTGAGTTATTGCAAGAAATTGTTGATGTTAAGATACATAATAGAAGAAATAATTTACAAGAAACTACAAAAAATTATTTCTTATTTGTAGAACATCCACATGTGTATACGCTTGGAAAAAGTGGAGATTTCAGTAATTTATTGCTTACAGAAAATCAGTTAAAAGAAAAAGGTGCTACTTTTTATAAAATAAATAGAGGTGGCGACATTACTTATCATGGACCAGGACAAATTGTTGGTTATCCAATTTTAGATTTAGAAAATTTTTTTACAGATATTCATAAATACCTTCGTTTTTTAGAGGAAGTTATTATTTTAACTATAGCAGAATACGGAATAAAAGGTACAAGAAGCGAAGGTGAAACTGGTGTTTGGCTAGATGTTGGAACACCTTTTGCTCGTAAAATTTGTGCTATGGGTATTCGTTCTTCACGTTGGGTAACTATGCATGGTTTTGCATTGAATGCAAATGTAAACTTAGGTTATTTTGATAATATTATTCCTTGTGGAATTAAAGGAAAGGCGGTTACTTCTATGGAAGCTGAATTGAACAGAAAAGTAGATTTAGAAGAAGTAAAACAAAAGATCTTAAAGCATTTTAAATCGCTTTTTGAAGTTGAAGCGTTTGAAGCGTTATAAGAATCATTACGAGTTTACGAAGCAATCTATATAATTAAAATAACAGATTGCTTCACTAAAGTTTAAATAATTATTTTTCTTCGTTAAAATACACTTTATAATACTTCATTTTTTTCTCTTCATCATAACCTCTTTCTAAGTATTCTGATGCAGCATCTGGCGCATCAACATCTAGTTTTATACTGATGTTTGTATCTAACTTAATTTCTGTTTTAAGCTTACTTTTTTCTTTCTTTAAAACCACGCCAGAAACATCAAAATTATTTCTAATTAATACATCATTTAATGTTTCATAATGTTTTTTGTAGTCTTCAAACAAATCTTTCTGCTTTTCATCTTCAAAAATTTCATCTTTAAAGTCATGATAATCTACAGCTTCATGCTCTTTAAAATAATCTACCGTATTTGCTAAAAAATCGCCTTGTTTATGTTTTCCTAATTCTGGTTTTATAACTTCTTCAGAAAACTCTTTACATAGCTCTAAGTAGTTGTGAGTATGCGAGTTATAGTCATCTGCAAGTTTAACGCTTAAGAAATTTTTAATCCAATATTGTGCATCGTAATTGTTGTTGTCTACAGAAAAAACAACAGTACCTTCAACATCAGAAGAATTAAGAATTAAACATCCTTTATCTATTTTTTTTGTTGATATTCCTTTTTGAACAACTACATCAAAACTCTCATTATCATCTAAATAGGTTTGAAAAAAATCTACTTTATTTTCAATTTTAAAAACACCAACTGCTTCTGTTAAAACATCTTTATACTCTATACCTTCTATAAAAACAACAATAACATCGCCCGTTTTTATTTGTGCAGAATTAGATTGTTCATATAAATGATTTACAATATTTTTAGAGTATTCTATAAAACTACTTTCTTCTTTAAAAACTTCTGAAGCGTAATTATTTAACTCGTTTAAACGCACATCTGCATGATGAGAAAAACGATAACTTTGGGTTAAACTACCAAAGGGTTTTAATAAGAAGTTTTTCATTAGATCGTAACTTTCTTGATCGAAACGTATTAAATCTTCAGAAAAAACATTGTGTCCGCTATTAAATTTATTAGCAACTTTATGCAGAATGCATTTGGTAATTTCTGCTTTCGTTTTTTTAATCATCATTTGTAATTTTGGACGGTAAAAATAGAAAAAGTTTGTTTATGATTTAATTATTTTTGACACAGATTTTCGCGGATAAAAACGCTAGATTTCGTACCTTAACTTTGCAAATTGTATTTGAAAGAAAATAAAACTTACCTGTTGTATATTTTAAATAATGCTAATTTTAAGATTGTTGATATTTCTGTTAAAAATAAACTTTTTGATGTATTGAATTATAATTAGTGTAGTTGTTTTAGTTAATGATGTAGTATTGAGTTATTTAAAATATTTAGTGTAATTTCTTTTAATCATAAATTGATCACAAAGTTTAGCAAATAGTGTTTCAATTCTCTTCCTTTTTTTTTCTAAATATATAAGGTTGATTTTTATAGTTCTTCTGATTTTTTCTCATAGGTGTATTCAATGTTATATTACAGGTTTCGAATAATTTAAGTTGAATTTGAGTTGTAACACCTTTAAGATAATGAATGTCATGTATTAAATTAATGCTTTGAAAAACACCACTTACAGAATATATACCATGCAATTTATATTCATAATATCGTGTGTTTTGTGAAGTGCAAAAATCTTTATCTGCGTATCAATAAGTTGCTTTTTTACATATTTTTGAACGTGAATTCCTCGATAATTTACAAACTTCTAAAGGCATGCTATCTACTATAGAATAATTTTCAAATTCATTAAAATAAGAAGCTAATTTTAAGTGAATAACATCCATATAATTTGCTAAATTTCTTTTTCTTGAATTGTAAACACTTCATTCTATTTTAGTAAAATAGCTGTTGGAAGTTTTCTAAATAAATCTGTTTCACTATCAATACTCATGAATTCTGATGTTAAAACCAAACTTGTCTGTTCTAAATCACTCATTTTTGGTTTTCTTCTTTGATAAATCAAAAGCTGTTCTTTTGATATTTTTTCTTAAAATTTCCAATATTCTTTTTTAATTGCTATTAAGTTGTTCATTGTAAGTGATTTGTCGTTTAAGTCAATTTGCTATTGTTCAGTTAAATGAAAAACTTTTTTATTTTAAATCATAATGCACAACAGGTTAACAGATTAATTTATATCCGAAACCTCTAATATTAATAATTTGAATATTGCTATCTTTTTTTAATTTTTTTCTAAGTTTACTAATAAAAACATCCATACTTCTAGCGTTAAAGAAATCATCATTTCCCCACAATTTATTTAGAATAAAAGTTCTGTCTAAAACTTCGTTTTTCTTTTCAAATAAATGAAAAAGTAATTGTGCTTCTCTATGTGTAAGTTGTTCAATTTCTGATGTATATTCTAGCGTTTGCTTTGTAAAATTAAAAGAATATTTACCTATTTTAATAGCATCAAAATTTGTTTTTAATGCTATTCTATTCATTAAAGATTTAATTCTTATAATCAGTTCTTCCATAGAAAAAGGCTTTTTTAAATAATCATTTCCACCATTATTAAAACCTTCTAAAACATCTGCAGTTTGCGATTTTGCAGTTAAAAATAGAATAGGAATATTTTTATTTTCTAAACGTATTTCTTTGGCAAGTGTAAAGCCGTCTTTTTTTGGCATCATTACATCTAAAACCAAAATATCAGGATCTTTTTTTTGATAAATTTCAAAAGCTTCTTCGCCATTTTCTGCATCAAAAACTATAAAATCTCTAGATTCTAAACTCTCTTTTACAATCATTGCTAAACTTGCTTCGTCTTCTGCTAACAATACTTTTATCTTATTCATTAGGAATGGTTATTTTAAAAATTGTTTTCTTCTTTTCTGATGAAAGCGAGATTGTTCCGTTGTGTTTTTCGATAATTTTTTTGCAGTAATACAAACCAATACCGAAACCTTTAACATCATGTGTATTTCCTTTAGAAACTCTATAAAATTTATCAAATATTTTTTCTTGCTGATTTTTTTCAATTCCGTTTCCGTCATCAGCAATAGTAATTTCTGTAGATTTTAAAACAGAATTAATATTTATTTCAATATGATTTCCACCATATTTTACTGCGTTATCAATTAGGTTAGAAATTGCATTTTCAAAATGAAAAACATCAACTAAAACATAAATAGGTTGCAAGTTTGTAGAGAAAATTAACTCTTTGTTATTATTTAATAACTTATGTTTTTTTACTAACTTTTCTGTAATTTCAACAATATCAATAGTTTCCTTTTTTAATAGTAACTGCTCACTATCTAAAGTAGCAGTTTCTAATAATTTCTCTACCATTTGATGCAATTTTTTTAACTGAATAGATGACATCGAAAGATATTTCTTTGTTTTTTCTGTATCAGCTAAAACATTAAAATTCTCAATAGCTTCAATAGCAGCAGAAACAGTTGCAATTGGTGTTTTAAATTCGTGTGTAATATTACTAATTAAGTCGTTTTTTATAACTGCTAAATCTTTTTGTTGATTGATGATTTTGAGTAAATAAAAAAGACAAGAAATTATTAAAAGCGATAATAAAAGTGATAATAAAATACCTAAAGAACTTCTTTTTAAAGTTTCGAAAGTAGTATTGTTATAGATAAGTTCAAATTTTTCATTTTCTTTTGCATACGTAGATTTAGAACTAACAGAAAATGTTTTAGGATCTAAAATAGAATCTTTAGTTTGATAAAATAAAGTATCGTTTTTTAAATGATGAAAACTAGTTTTTAAATTAATTCCTTTATTTTTTAATTGATTTTCTATAAGCGAATCTATTTTTTGGTAGGCTACAGATTGATCTAAAAAAGAAATAAAAATGGGTTTTAAATTAGAAACAACCTTTAAACTGTCTGCTGCTTTTTTGCCTTTAAAAAAGGTTATGTTTTTTTTAGAGCCATCTTTATTTAGCGTGTATCCGTTTTTATGGTTAGTAAATTGCGTGATAAATTTTACAGAGTCATTCTTTACATCATCTAGATTTGTGTTAAAAGTTGAAACAAATTCCTTTGCAGAATTCATTAGAGAATCAATTTTTTCTTTTGATGTATTTTCGTCAGAAGTAATTTTAATATTGTTAATTGTTATTTTAGGTTTTTCATCTGTTGTAGTGTTTTTATATAAGCTTTTATCTAAAGAATTAATACTTATAGATTTTTTAACTTCATCATTATTTATAGCCTCAATAATTGTAATAAAACTATTTTTTGCAATTGACGAGTAATATTCTTCTATGGCATTATCTAAACTTAACTGAATTTCATTGGTAACTCTTTGTTTATTTTCTTCGTAATTTTTATAATTCCAATAGAACTGAACTGTAATTGTAGCTACAATTGTTGCAGTAATAAAGTAAAAAAGCAGTTTGTATTTTTTGATGTTCATATTTCAAAGATAATCAGTAAAAATGATAAAAATTGTTGGTTAACACTCGTTAACACTCATTAACTATAAAAATACTTTTGCATGCGCATCTTTGTAACAAGGAATTTAAAAACTAATTATTATGAAAAAAATACTAACAGTGTTATTATTAATTGCTTCAACAATTATTTATGGGCAAGAAGAAAAAAATACATTTACTAAGGCAGAATCAAAAATTACTGAGATAAAATATTCTTTAAATTCTATAAAAGAATTAGAAGATATCGATTGGAAAGAGTTGAAAGCTTTTTTTGATACCAATAAACCAACAGAT
Protein-coding sequences here:
- a CDS encoding NRDE family protein, with product MCTVTYLPLGKKDFILTSNRDETPLRKTISPKTYFENEMKLTYPKDELAGGTWIGTSNKNRLVCLLNGGFINHTRNKYYKMSRGIIVKSILSADDGITYINNFDFTDIEPFTLILVDWNDELETYELVWDGKTKHFKKLAQEPKIWSSSTLYTDEMKQLRKDWFADWLLENEVFKQEKVLEFHQNENLGTVETSLKMKRTFAETVSITSIKKENNKIKITYFDFLKDEVKTL
- the pruA gene encoding L-glutamate gamma-semialdehyde dehydrogenase, translated to MARGFFNVPTAVNEPVKGYAPGSPEREELLATYKAMFNSNIDVPMHINGEEVRTGNTRNITPPHDHKHVVGQYHIAEKNHVDAAISTALAARQAWSSVSWMERASIFLKAAELLAGPYRAKMNAATMIAQSKNVHQAEIDAACEMIDFFKFNVQYMTDIFKDQPASAPGIWNRVEYRPLEGFVYAISPFNFTSIAANLPAAAALMGNVVVWKPSDHQAYSAQVIVDLFKEAGLPDGVINVVYGDPVMISDTVLSSPDFSGLHFTGSTFVFKELWKQIGNNIHIYKTYPRIVGETGGKDFIWAHNSSNPLQIATAIVRGSFEYQGQKCSAASRAYIPASLWEEVKKHVIAQTNEITMGSPEDPSNFVNAVIHEGSFDKIASFIDAAKADKDAEIIVGGNHDKSVGYFIEPTVILAKSPTYATMTTELFGPVMTVFVYEDAEWEASLKLVDESTEYALTGAIFSKDRYIVEKASKALENAAGNFYINDKPTGAVVGQQPFGGARASGTNDKAGSAQNLLRWTSVRLIKETFVTPTDYKYPFLG
- a CDS encoding DUF2306 domain-containing protein, which translates into the protein MEYKYLMYAHLVTVVPCVFIGAYLLSVKKGTPFHKSLGKIYMSLMIITAIITLFMPADVGPQFLNHFGYIHLFSFLTLYSVPTAIIAIKKGHVKKHKLKMIFLYVGAIIIAGGFTFTPGRFLHNLFFGN
- a CDS encoding reprolysin-like metallopeptidase translates to MKNKLLFLFIVSIIVFNVDALYSQKIWTKVQQSSYLVQKKEIYQKKNFPSDYEIISLDLNAFSSQLKSNSLNQKEIIELPNSEGGFSRFSLKETSNFEEKLQAKFPNIKSYSAQGIDDPTAIAKISVGTDGFHAVIFSGKKETIYIDTYSKDNKDYIVYKRSSLKKEENDLNCLVDETGKQEVFSQDFARNANDGKLRTFRLALTCSGEYAQFHLGATQQNIAVTATDEVKKAAVLSAMNTSMTRINGVFEKDLSIKLVLVADNDEIIFLDADTDNITDGSPDTMINEVQTICDTAIGNANYDIGHIFSIGGDGLAGLGVVCVSGQKARGVTGRSQPVGDAYDIDFVIHELGHQFGATHTQNNDCNRTNSTAVEPGSGSTIMGYAGICSPNVQEGNANGNSDAYFHAVSIAQMWNVIQSSGSCGVVTNTDNNAPVADAGLDYSIPKSTPFKLKGTATDVDGLSSLTYNWEQLDNETATMPPVSSSDEGPMFRSLPSKDSPERYMPALATVISGNTSSTWEVLPSVAREFNFSFFVRDNNAGGGSSDRDDLKLTVTDDEAFTVTSQNTAETLNSGQTISVTWNKGTTDIAPIECKNVNIKLSIDGGITFPITLKTNTPNDGSESIIVPDNATASARIMVEAADNIFYNVNTSPFVIVSSTPTFLISDNSGEQSVCNTGTESISYNLDFDFINGFTEVATLSATGNPSGSTIAFSSSTIDADGTVTLTISNLEGKEAKSYDINVVGTSATVTQNIDLVLNVRSSTFNSLTLLTPVNDATGVSITETLTWEQDSNASSYDIEVALDAGFSNIISSKNVAENSFKATDLNGETQYFWRVKPKNDCGEGNFSAIFSFTTETPMYCTSTFTDEAGGTEYISNVTFGGINNDSDNDTTDGYQDFTNINANVLREQTKQISVTFDTGGYQDHCFVFIDWNKDYIFDADTEKYDLGSITDNVGTATFNITVPTDAKFGKTTMRVLIEYDDPTDGYGSGACDADHLTEWGETEDYSITIVEPVLNDDNYTIETIHETIYGAEDGIINVTMNQDEFTYQLSLTGVGVDNNETLSSPNYSVDNLSPGDYEICITAIEPDVTSCFTVTINKAEAVVDFDNITVETTSESCVDENDGIIDVAIKQSEFEYQITIVGPSTNIDKNLTALNYSLSNLVPGDYEVCILVSEINFKQCFEVSIEESQPVSLKVASKTANNNYSFSINSGTAPYEVYLNEELISVSNDKEFDVEIKESGKLEVKTAKECEGLFKTSIGDVVLRQNPIIDSIDLLLPIDVNQTYVDIIIFDVNGNQILKQSIKKEDNNLIIPFRNYAKGIYILKLSIENSKPIKILK